A region from the Pontixanthobacter aestiaquae genome encodes:
- a CDS encoding DUF4350 domain-containing protein, giving the protein MSKARTASANPFNPKVVLALVLFGALAFLATLYFIGTGNTGGDTNDGSAHGAGKGLTGYAALAGMLEAQGHDVTLSRSQGSLDTDGLLVLTPPVTADPEEVTKAIQDRRYIGPTLVILPKWLAFQAQGGGFGSDVKDGWVRLYESITPDWAEELDFPLKPELGPENSGWVGLGQTGTLPDPEQVMGAPAGEMTAIVPLVRTRDGLTLAGYAVDDGYYPVLADAAGVNAGDSDYLETDKWGVIFVIEPDLMNNYGFADRARGDLAYSLVTLAMEGEDLPVTFDLTFNGFGSSKNLLTLAFTAPFLAATLCLILALFVVGWRAFRRFGPPMAEGRSIAFGKARLIKNSAGFIQRSKRLHLLSGPYADMTRDRVTKLLALRKPDDETLDAAVSKRAPDAPQFSSSVEALRAAKSPNEILRTAAALKAIERMLSK; this is encoded by the coding sequence ATGAGCAAAGCCAGAACCGCATCGGCAAACCCGTTCAATCCCAAAGTGGTGCTTGCGCTGGTACTCTTCGGCGCGCTGGCGTTTCTCGCTACGCTCTATTTCATCGGGACAGGCAATACCGGCGGCGATACCAATGACGGTTCCGCGCACGGCGCAGGAAAGGGCCTGACCGGCTACGCAGCGCTGGCGGGAATGCTGGAAGCACAAGGCCATGATGTCACCCTTTCGCGCAGTCAGGGCAGCCTCGACACCGACGGCCTGCTCGTTCTCACTCCTCCGGTAACCGCCGACCCGGAAGAAGTCACCAAAGCCATCCAAGATCGCCGCTATATTGGGCCAACTTTGGTGATCCTGCCCAAATGGCTGGCGTTTCAAGCGCAAGGCGGTGGTTTCGGCTCCGATGTCAAAGACGGTTGGGTCAGGCTGTATGAAAGTATCACTCCCGATTGGGCGGAAGAACTCGATTTCCCCCTGAAACCCGAACTGGGCCCCGAGAATTCGGGTTGGGTCGGGCTTGGCCAAACCGGCACGCTGCCCGACCCCGAACAAGTCATGGGCGCGCCCGCTGGCGAGATGACAGCAATCGTGCCGCTCGTCAGAACCCGCGATGGGCTGACTTTGGCGGGATATGCAGTTGACGATGGCTATTATCCGGTCCTCGCCGATGCTGCGGGTGTCAATGCTGGCGACAGCGACTATCTCGAAACCGACAAATGGGGCGTGATCTTCGTGATCGAGCCCGATCTGATGAACAATTACGGCTTTGCCGATCGCGCACGCGGAGACCTCGCCTATTCGCTCGTTACTCTGGCGATGGAGGGAGAAGACCTTCCCGTAACGTTCGATTTGACATTTAACGGGTTTGGCAGCTCGAAAAACCTGCTCACACTCGCTTTCACCGCGCCGTTTCTAGCTGCAACACTGTGCCTGATCTTGGCGCTATTCGTGGTCGGTTGGCGCGCGTTTCGCCGGTTTGGTCCGCCAATGGCCGAAGGGCGTTCGATTGCATTCGGCAAAGCCCGCCTCATCAAGAATAGCGCCGGATTTATCCAGCGCAGCAAGCGCCTGCACCTGCTCTCCGGCCCGTATGCCGATATGACCCGTGATCGGGTTACGAAACTGCTCGCGTTAAGAAAGCCCGATGATGAAACGCTGGACGCAGCTGTGTCGAAACGCGCGCCGGATGCACCACAATTTTCGAGCAGCGTAGAGGCATTGCGCGCCGCCAAATCACCCAACGAAATTTTGCGCACCGCTGCTGCGCTAAAAGCGATTGAAAGGATGCTTTCCAAATGA
- a CDS encoding prephenate dehydratase — MHSFPEPALAMVETMRKAADADPERAVSFQGCPGANSHRAATEAASDYLPLPCFSFADAIDAVKEGVAACAMIPIDNSQAGRVADIHFLLPESGLYIVGEHFMDIHHALMATNTKGPFTAAYSHPHALSQSRHYLRERGMTPLSFADTAGAAAHVADMGDPSFAAIAPALAADLYGLKIVENNVEDAADNTTRFVVLAREPLDPASLNGQIAMTTFVFEVKNIPAALYKAMGGFATNGVNMTKLESYQKGASFSATTFYADIVGTPGDPAVDRALDELAFHCKELRILGSYLQARPRG, encoded by the coding sequence ATGCACAGCTTTCCCGAACCCGCTCTCGCAATGGTTGAAACGATGCGCAAGGCCGCAGATGCGGATCCTGAACGTGCGGTCTCATTCCAAGGATGCCCCGGAGCAAATTCACACCGCGCCGCTACCGAAGCCGCCAGCGATTATCTGCCGCTGCCGTGCTTCAGTTTCGCCGATGCGATTGATGCAGTAAAGGAAGGTGTTGCAGCCTGCGCGATGATCCCGATTGATAATTCGCAAGCGGGCCGAGTCGCGGACATCCACTTCTTGCTGCCCGAAAGCGGACTGTACATCGTTGGCGAGCATTTTATGGATATTCATCACGCATTGATGGCGACAAATACGAAAGGCCCCTTCACTGCGGCCTACAGTCATCCGCATGCGCTCAGCCAAAGCCGCCATTATTTGCGCGAAAGAGGAATGACCCCACTGAGCTTTGCCGACACGGCCGGTGCCGCTGCACATGTGGCCGATATGGGCGATCCATCATTTGCGGCAATCGCGCCCGCTCTCGCGGCCGATCTCTACGGCTTGAAAATCGTCGAAAATAATGTCGAGGATGCTGCGGACAACACCACTCGCTTCGTAGTGCTCGCTCGTGAGCCGCTCGATCCTGCGAGCCTGAACGGCCAAATCGCGATGACAACCTTCGTGTTTGAAGTGAAAAATATTCCCGCGGCGTTGTATAAGGCGATGGGCGGTTTCGCGACCAACGGCGTCAACATGACCAAGCTGGAAAGCTATCAAAAGGGCGCGAGTTTCTCGGCAACCACGTTCTACGCGGATATTGTCGGTACGCCGGGTGATCCTGCGGTGGACCGCGCGCTGGACGAACTGGCGTTCCATTGCAAAGAACTGCGCATATTGGGCAGTTACCTCCAAGCTAGGCCACGCGGATAG
- a CDS encoding c-type cytochrome, translating into MDDRFNTAAGWVLFAGVIALGLSIISGKVFHTERPETLGYPIEVADAGGAEETGPDLGTLLAAADVAAGATAAAARCGTCHSFESGGANGQGPNLWNTMGAPLAGHAGFGYSSALTEKGGTWTWDAMNDWLLNPKRFAPGTSMGFAGLKNNEDRANILVYLNSLGSNLPLPEPKAAEEPAAEEAAADAEAEGAAEEVTEQDAAAEVEEVTE; encoded by the coding sequence ATGGATGATCGTTTTAACACTGCTGCCGGATGGGTCCTTTTCGCGGGAGTTATCGCACTTGGACTGTCGATCATCAGCGGCAAAGTGTTTCACACGGAGCGGCCTGAAACGCTGGGCTACCCGATCGAAGTCGCCGATGCCGGTGGCGCCGAAGAGACCGGCCCTGATCTCGGTACGCTATTGGCAGCTGCTGACGTTGCAGCTGGCGCGACTGCTGCGGCTGCGCGCTGCGGCACATGCCACAGTTTCGAATCGGGCGGCGCGAACGGCCAAGGTCCAAATCTTTGGAACACGATGGGCGCACCGCTCGCTGGTCACGCCGGTTTTGGCTACAGCTCGGCGCTGACTGAAAAAGGCGGAACCTGGACTTGGGACGCAATGAACGACTGGCTGCTTAATCCCAAGCGGTTCGCTCCAGGCACTTCGATGGGCTTTGCGGGTTTGAAGAACAACGAAGATCGCGCCAATATTTTGGTGTATCTGAACAGCCTTGGTTCGAATCTGCCACTTCCAGAGCCGAAAGCGGCTGAGGAGCCTGCAGCAGAAGAAGCTGCTGCAGATGCAGAAGCAGAAGGTGCGGCTGAAGAAGTGACTGAGCAAGATGCGGCTGCTGAAGTGGAAGAAGTTACCGAATAA
- a CDS encoding RlmE family RNA methyltransferase, with product MSRSGKNPDRKVRTAKKRSQSSTLWLQRQLNDPYVKQAKADGYRSRAAYKLIELDEKFGLLKGVQRVVDLGITPGGWSQVVRKIAPKAAIVGIDLLETDPIEGVTIFQMDFMDDKAPAVLENALDGPPDLVMSDMAANTVGHKQTDHLRTMGLVEAAAWFATENLSEGGTFIAKVLAGGTDTELLNLLKKHFKLVKHAKPPASRKGSSEWYVIAQGFKGRD from the coding sequence GTGAGCCGATCAGGTAAAAACCCCGACCGCAAAGTGCGGACAGCGAAGAAGCGTAGCCAGTCATCGACATTGTGGCTGCAGCGGCAGCTTAACGATCCCTATGTGAAGCAAGCCAAAGCAGATGGTTATCGTAGCCGTGCGGCCTATAAGCTGATCGAACTAGACGAAAAATTCGGACTGCTCAAAGGTGTCCAGCGCGTGGTCGACCTGGGTATTACCCCTGGAGGGTGGAGCCAAGTGGTTCGCAAAATCGCCCCGAAAGCGGCAATTGTCGGAATCGATTTGTTGGAAACTGACCCGATAGAAGGCGTCACCATTTTCCAGATGGATTTCATGGATGACAAGGCACCAGCCGTTCTGGAGAATGCGCTCGATGGCCCGCCCGATCTGGTGATGTCTGACATGGCAGCCAATACGGTTGGCCACAAACAGACCGACCATTTGCGCACTATGGGATTGGTCGAAGCCGCCGCATGGTTCGCGACCGAGAATCTGTCAGAAGGCGGTACTTTCATTGCCAAAGTGCTGGCAGGCGGGACCGATACCGAATTGTTGAATCTGCTGAAAAAGCACTTCAAACTTGTCAAACACGCCAAACCACCGGCCAGCCGCAAGGGTTCATCCGAATGGTACGTGATTGCGCAGGGGTTTAAAGGGCGGGACTAG
- a CDS encoding Ppx/GppA phosphatase family protein, translating into MADFSPPDDNKRTGQRGAEKSGRVADFRYRPPSQSKPQKCGTGSSAKKRGGGKTSIPSPKPQGSAPSHHHRKQAYAALDLGTNNCRLLIARPSGENFTVIDAFSRVVKLGEGLAMSGKLSDDAMDRTLGALKVCAEKLRRRNVHLARSVATEACRRAANGPAFIEHVREETGIVLDIISAEEEARLAVLGCHILLEGGEGPAVIFDIGGGSTELILVEPGGKVPRILDWQSVPWGVVSLTDTVGRCTGSRDERLARYADMRRVVSESFAPFAERIAPRAECEEEIRLLGTSGTVTTLASLHLELPHYDRREVDGLIVRSQAMRDISERLSGMSLEERSQLPCIGNDRADLVVAGCAILDSILDIWPSERLGVADRGIREGILRSLMAADAEGERHRREIRGA; encoded by the coding sequence ATGGCGGATTTTTCTCCGCCGGACGATAATAAAAGGACTGGCCAAAGAGGGGCCGAGAAGTCCGGCCGGGTAGCAGATTTTCGCTACCGTCCCCCCTCGCAGTCCAAGCCGCAAAAATGCGGCACAGGCTCTTCCGCGAAGAAGCGCGGGGGCGGTAAGACGTCAATTCCCTCACCCAAGCCGCAGGGGTCTGCGCCCTCGCATCATCACCGCAAGCAAGCCTATGCTGCGCTTGATCTTGGCACCAATAATTGCCGCCTGCTGATCGCGCGACCATCGGGTGAAAACTTCACCGTCATTGATGCTTTCAGCCGTGTCGTAAAGCTCGGCGAAGGGCTGGCGATGTCCGGAAAGCTGAGCGACGATGCGATGGACCGGACCTTGGGCGCGCTCAAGGTCTGCGCAGAGAAGCTGCGCCGCCGCAATGTTCACCTTGCCCGTTCTGTTGCGACAGAGGCATGTCGGCGCGCCGCGAATGGTCCTGCTTTCATCGAGCATGTCCGCGAAGAAACCGGCATCGTGCTGGACATTATCTCTGCCGAGGAAGAGGCGCGGCTTGCTGTGTTGGGCTGCCACATACTGCTTGAAGGTGGCGAGGGGCCCGCAGTCATCTTCGATATTGGCGGCGGTTCAACCGAACTGATCCTGGTTGAACCCGGCGGCAAAGTTCCTCGCATTCTCGACTGGCAAAGCGTGCCATGGGGTGTCGTGTCGCTCACTGACACCGTTGGTCGCTGCACTGGCAGTCGCGATGAACGCCTGGCCCGTTATGCGGACATGCGCCGTGTGGTATCTGAAAGCTTTGCCCCCTTTGCCGAACGCATCGCGCCGCGCGCGGAGTGCGAAGAAGAGATCCGTCTTCTCGGTACGAGCGGCACTGTAACCACTCTCGCCAGCTTACATTTGGAGCTTCCGCATTACGACCGGAGGGAAGTCGACGGCTTGATCGTCAGATCCCAAGCGATGCGCGATATCAGCGAGCGCTTGTCAGGCATGTCCCTGGAAGAACGCAGCCAGCTGCCCTGCATCGGTAACGACCGGGCCGATCTGGTAGTTGCCGGCTGCGCCATTCTCGATTCTATTCTCGATATCTGGCCGTCGGAACGGCTCGGTGTGGCTGATCGCGGAATTCGCGAGGGCATCTTGCGCAGCCTCATGGCCGCCGATGCAGAGGGCGAACGTCATCGCCGCGAAATCAGGGGTGCATAG